From Deferrisoma camini S3R1, the proteins below share one genomic window:
- the rnhA gene encoding ribonuclease HI, giving the protein MADEQRIQIYTDGACLGNPGPGGWAAVLVEPGGRVWEIGGRDPATTNNRMELTAVIEGLRRTASGARVHVVTDSRYVYDGISSWIHGWKRRGWRKADGQPVLNRDLWEELDRLAWGSGRRVTWEHVRGHRGHAFNERCDELATAFARGETPDLRDGSGEWIGAAESGRSFPCYVSRVDGEVAFHGSWPECEARVRGVSGARHRKVRSPTELERVLREWEGA; this is encoded by the coding sequence GTGGCCGACGAGCAGCGAATCCAGATCTATACCGACGGGGCCTGCCTGGGGAACCCGGGTCCGGGGGGATGGGCCGCGGTGCTCGTGGAGCCTGGCGGGCGGGTATGGGAGATCGGCGGGCGGGACCCGGCCACCACCAACAACCGGATGGAGCTCACCGCGGTGATCGAGGGGTTGCGCCGTACGGCCTCCGGGGCGCGGGTCCACGTGGTCACGGACTCCCGGTACGTGTACGACGGGATCTCCAGCTGGATCCACGGCTGGAAACGCCGGGGCTGGCGCAAGGCCGACGGTCAGCCCGTGCTGAACCGGGACCTGTGGGAGGAGCTGGACCGGCTGGCCTGGGGCTCGGGCCGCCGGGTCACCTGGGAGCACGTGCGGGGACACCGGGGCCATGCGTTCAACGAGCGCTGCGACGAGCTGGCCACGGCCTTCGCTCGGGGCGAGACCCCGGATCTGCGGGACGGCTCGGGGGAGTGGATCGGGGCGGCGGAGTCGGGACGCTCGTTCCCGTGCTACGTGAGCCGGGTGGACGGGGAGGTCGCGTTCCACGGCTCCTGGCCGGAGTGCGAGGCCCGGGTGCGGGGAGTGAGCGGGGCGCGGCACCGCAAGGTGAGGAGCCCGACCGAGCTGGAGCGGGTGCTGCGGGAGTGGGAGGGGGCCTGA
- the ubiE gene encoding bifunctional demethylmenaquinone methyltransferase/2-methoxy-6-polyprenyl-1,4-benzoquinol methylase UbiE: MSSTAESRARAVRAMFSAIAPTYDLLNRILSLGVDVGWRRQMVRRLPPGCRRVLDLACGTGDVALEIARQRPAARVFGADFALPMLRAGTPKLRRRGAGRILLQNASAEDLPYRDDTFDAATMAFGIRNVVRRERALAELHRVLRPGGRLLILDFSIPRSSGLAALYRVYFHRVLPFVGGVISGNFEAYRYLPRSVEGFPPRHRFAAMMARAGFERPRYRDLTFGIATLYEAEKPALPLTAPAPGRTPGSCTEGSCS, translated from the coding sequence ATGAGTTCCACGGCCGAGTCCCGGGCCCGGGCGGTCCGGGCGATGTTCTCCGCCATCGCCCCCACCTACGATCTTCTGAACCGGATCCTGAGCCTCGGGGTGGACGTGGGCTGGCGCCGCCAGATGGTCCGGCGCCTGCCCCCCGGATGCCGGCGGGTGCTGGACCTGGCCTGTGGAACCGGCGACGTGGCCCTGGAGATCGCCCGGCAGAGGCCGGCCGCCCGGGTGTTCGGGGCCGACTTCGCCCTGCCGATGCTGCGGGCCGGTACCCCCAAGCTGCGGCGCCGCGGCGCCGGGCGGATCCTCCTGCAGAACGCCTCGGCCGAGGACCTTCCCTACCGGGACGACACCTTTGACGCGGCCACCATGGCGTTCGGCATCCGCAACGTGGTCCGCCGGGAGCGGGCCCTGGCCGAGCTCCACCGGGTGCTGCGCCCCGGCGGCCGCCTGCTGATCCTGGACTTCTCGATTCCCCGGTCCTCGGGCCTCGCGGCCCTGTACCGGGTGTACTTCCACCGGGTGCTGCCGTTCGTGGGCGGGGTGATCTCCGGCAACTTCGAGGCCTACCGTTACCTGCCGCGCAGCGTGGAGGGGTTCCCCCCCCGCCACCGGTTCGCCGCCATGATGGCCCGGGCCGGGTTCGAACGGCCCCGGTATCGGGACCTCACGTTCGGCATCGCGACCCTGTACGAGGCCGAGAAGCCCGCCCTCCCCCTCACTGCCCCGGCTCCAGGCCGCACTCCCGGATCTTGTACAGAAGGGTCTTGTAGCTGA
- a CDS encoding TlpA disulfide reductase family protein, with protein sequence MRRVSWGVLALLFLMPMAAWAFKRTREGQEVKDFRLTTPAGETVHLREALGSKATVVVFWAMWSPRSEEALRDFQNLYERYADRGLQVIAVNVEHQERDPGEMEAIARWAAERGLTFSVVVDTDLSVFNRYGVIAVPSLLLCDAEGTIRALLEGYSDMTRDGFKDRVLELLGVLTKPEAAPAEAQPVYRPKGMAERYTRMGEILLKRRMAARAVKVFRQALEEDPDYPRARQGLARALEVLGKEQGRSAPEKVEARWPTPVRQPEKQEGPAPVATPEKREPEKTERSEAVEKPEKSENPEEPEAAKRTEEPAAGSNPRALRYVRMGKLLLARKFYPNAEAVFRRAVEADPACREAYLGLAEALEAQGKTEEAQQVRERAGSAPAAQPSPADAGAAPNPRGGTDEGGKPGGDRGDPGPDGGGPRGADADRDR encoded by the coding sequence ATGCGACGGGTTTCCTGGGGGGTTCTGGCCCTGTTGTTCCTGATGCCGATGGCGGCGTGGGCCTTCAAACGCACGCGGGAGGGGCAGGAGGTCAAGGACTTCCGGCTGACCACCCCGGCCGGGGAGACCGTGCACCTCAGGGAGGCGCTGGGCTCCAAGGCGACGGTGGTGGTGTTCTGGGCCATGTGGAGCCCACGCAGCGAGGAGGCCCTGCGGGACTTCCAGAACCTGTACGAGCGCTACGCCGATCGGGGGCTGCAGGTGATCGCCGTGAACGTGGAGCACCAGGAGCGGGATCCCGGCGAGATGGAGGCGATCGCCCGGTGGGCCGCCGAACGGGGGCTGACCTTTTCCGTGGTGGTGGACACGGACCTGTCCGTGTTCAACCGCTACGGAGTGATCGCCGTGCCGTCCCTGCTGCTGTGCGATGCCGAGGGCACGATCCGGGCCCTGCTGGAGGGATACTCCGACATGACCCGGGACGGGTTCAAGGATCGGGTGCTGGAGCTCCTGGGCGTGCTGACCAAGCCGGAGGCGGCGCCGGCCGAGGCCCAGCCGGTCTACCGGCCCAAGGGGATGGCCGAGCGGTACACCCGCATGGGGGAGATCCTCCTCAAGCGCCGCATGGCCGCCCGGGCCGTGAAGGTGTTCCGGCAGGCCCTGGAGGAGGATCCCGACTACCCCAGGGCCCGGCAGGGGCTCGCCCGGGCCCTGGAGGTGCTGGGGAAGGAGCAGGGCCGAAGCGCTCCCGAGAAGGTCGAGGCCCGGTGGCCGACACCCGTTCGGCAGCCGGAGAAACAGGAGGGACCCGCGCCGGTCGCAACCCCGGAGAAGAGGGAGCCAGAGAAGACCGAGAGGTCCGAGGCGGTCGAGAAGCCAGAGAAGTCCGAGAATCCAGAGGAGCCGGAGGCGGCCAAAAGGACCGAGGAGCCCGCGGCAGGGTCGAACCCCCGGGCCCTGCGGTACGTGCGCATGGGCAAACTGCTGCTCGCCCGGAAGTTCTACCCCAACGCCGAGGCCGTGTTCCGGCGGGCCGTGGAGGCCGACCCCGCGTGCCGGGAGGCGTACCTGGGGCTGGCCGAGGCCCTGGAGGCCCAGGGGAAGACCGAGGAGGCGCAACAGGTCCGGGAACGGGCCGGGTCCGCCCCCGCTGCGCAACCATCTCCGGCCGACGCAGGGGCGGCGCCGAACCCGAGAGGAGGAACCGATGAAGGTGGGAAACCTGGAGGAGATCGAGGCGACCCCGGTCCGGATGGAGGGGGCCCAAGGGGTGCGGATGCGGATCGTGATCGGTGA
- the thiH gene encoding 2-iminoacetate synthase ThiH → MTFEEFWRRSEVAGLVAQANRATPEQVEAALGRRVVDLEGFLALISPAAAAFLEPMARQAQSLTRERFGRVVQLYAPLYVSNDCVNACVYCGFNRHNPIRRTTLSLDDAEAEARVLWEQGFRNLLIVSSENPAAVPVSYFEALARRLGARFPSLSVEIYPLDEDGYRRLARAGVDGVTVFQETYDPDRYRQVHPAGRKADYSWRLATPERAARAGMRRVGLGALLGLGPWRLEAVGLALHALWLERRFWQTQVTISFPRLRPAPGGYTPPHPVSDRELVQLMCALRLLLPDVGLVLSTRESPELRDGLSRICVTHTSAGSRTEPGGYTRPGEADVQFQVEDQRPPAEVAARLLELGVEPVWKDWDAALHDTAP, encoded by the coding sequence ATGACCTTCGAGGAGTTCTGGCGCCGCAGCGAGGTGGCAGGTCTGGTGGCCCAGGCGAACCGGGCCACTCCGGAGCAGGTGGAGGCGGCCCTGGGCCGGCGGGTCGTGGACCTGGAGGGGTTTCTGGCGCTGATCTCCCCGGCGGCCGCCGCCTTCCTGGAGCCCATGGCCCGTCAGGCCCAGTCCCTCACCCGAGAGCGGTTCGGCCGGGTCGTCCAGCTCTATGCTCCGCTGTACGTCTCCAACGACTGCGTCAACGCCTGCGTCTACTGCGGGTTCAACCGCCACAACCCCATCCGGCGCACCACCCTGAGCCTGGACGACGCCGAGGCCGAGGCCCGGGTGCTGTGGGAGCAGGGGTTCCGCAACCTGCTGATCGTGTCGTCCGAGAACCCGGCTGCGGTGCCGGTGTCCTACTTCGAGGCCCTGGCCCGGCGCCTGGGGGCCCGGTTCCCGAGCCTCTCGGTCGAGATCTACCCGTTGGACGAAGACGGATACCGGCGGCTGGCCCGGGCAGGGGTGGACGGGGTCACCGTGTTCCAGGAGACCTACGACCCGGACCGGTATCGGCAGGTCCATCCGGCCGGCCGAAAGGCCGATTACTCCTGGCGGCTCGCCACTCCGGAGCGTGCGGCCCGGGCCGGGATGCGCCGGGTGGGGCTCGGCGCCCTCCTGGGGCTGGGGCCATGGCGGCTCGAAGCGGTGGGGTTGGCCCTGCACGCCCTGTGGCTCGAGCGACGGTTCTGGCAGACGCAGGTCACCATCTCGTTCCCCCGGCTCCGGCCCGCGCCGGGGGGGTACACCCCGCCCCACCCCGTGTCCGACCGGGAACTGGTGCAGCTCATGTGCGCCCTGCGGCTTCTTCTGCCGGACGTGGGGCTCGTGTTGTCGACCCGCGAGAGCCCGGAGCTGCGGGACGGCCTGTCCCGGATCTGCGTGACCCACACCAGCGCGGGATCCCGGACCGAGCCGGGAGGGTATACGCGGCCCGGCGAAGCGGACGTGCAGTTCCAGGTGGAGGATCAGCGCCCCCCTGCCGAGGTGGCCGCCCGGCTCCTGGAGCTCGGCGTGGAGCCGGTATGGAAGGACTGGGACGCGGCCCTGCACGACACCGCCCCGTGA
- the hypE gene encoding hydrogenase expression/formation protein HypE, translated as MAEPVVTRAHGGGGREMRELIRDVFLAGLGDAGGGGSDDAARVEVPAGRLAVTTDSFVVQPWRFPGGNLGDLAVCGTVNDLAMVGARPLYLTAGFVLPEGFPLRDLEEIVARMASRARQAGVRIVAGDTKVVPFGDPVVNTAGIGALPEAPVLSGSAARPGDAVVLTGDVGRHGIAVLSRREGIGFEAEIESDVAPLNGLVSALLASGVEVHVLRDPTRGGVAGALNEIASASCVEIVIDEARVPVAPAVRTACDLLGYDPLEVANEGCALAFVAGTDAQRALEALRAHPLGRRAAVVGEVREGPARVLARTVLGGTRLVDEPAGELLPRIC; from the coding sequence CCCGGGCCCACGGCGGCGGGGGCCGGGAGATGCGCGAGCTGATCCGGGACGTGTTCCTGGCCGGCCTGGGCGATGCGGGGGGTGGGGGCTCGGACGACGCCGCGCGGGTCGAGGTGCCGGCCGGCCGGCTGGCGGTGACCACGGACTCGTTCGTGGTGCAGCCCTGGCGGTTTCCGGGCGGGAACCTGGGAGACCTGGCGGTGTGCGGTACCGTGAACGACCTGGCCATGGTGGGCGCCCGTCCCCTGTACCTGACCGCGGGGTTCGTGCTGCCCGAGGGGTTTCCCCTGCGGGATCTCGAGGAGATCGTGGCCCGGATGGCCAGCCGGGCCCGGCAGGCCGGCGTGCGGATCGTGGCCGGCGACACCAAGGTGGTGCCGTTCGGGGACCCGGTGGTCAACACGGCCGGCATCGGGGCCCTGCCCGAGGCGCCGGTCCTCAGCGGGTCGGCGGCCCGGCCGGGCGATGCGGTCGTGCTGACCGGCGACGTCGGACGCCACGGGATCGCGGTATTGTCCCGCCGGGAGGGGATCGGGTTCGAGGCGGAGATCGAGAGCGACGTGGCCCCGTTGAACGGGCTGGTGTCGGCGCTGCTTGCCAGCGGCGTGGAGGTGCACGTGCTCAGGGATCCCACCCGGGGCGGGGTGGCCGGTGCGCTCAACGAGATCGCGTCGGCCTCGTGCGTGGAGATCGTGATCGACGAGGCGCGCGTGCCCGTGGCTCCGGCGGTCCGGACCGCCTGCGATCTGCTGGGGTACGATCCGCTGGAGGTGGCCAACGAGGGATGCGCGCTGGCGTTCGTGGCCGGCACGGACGCCCAGCGGGCCCTGGAGGCCCTCCGGGCCCACCCCCTCGGCCGCCGGGCGGCCGTGGTGGGGGAGGTGAGGGAAGGACCGGCCAGGGTGTTGGCCCGAACCGTGCTGGGGGGAACCCGGCTGGTGGACGAGCCGGCGGGGGAGCTGCTGCCGCGTATCTGCTGA
- a CDS encoding thiazole synthase encodes MSDVRTAGDDRLVIAGRTFRSRLLMGTGKFPNPRTMAQALAASGAEIVTVALRRVDLSRPQEDILAHIDRDRYLLLPNTSGARNADEAVRLARLARAAGLSDWVKLEVTPDPRYLLPDPVETLRAAEVLVGEGFTVLPYIGADPVLAKRLEELGTATVMPLGSPIGSGRGLLTRESVGIIIEQATVPVVVDAGLGVPSHAAEAMELGADAVLVNTAVAVARDPVAMAAAFRKGVEAGREAFLAGRAPVSRQARPSSPLTGFLRDEP; translated from the coding sequence ATGAGCGACGTCCGCACCGCCGGCGATGACCGTCTGGTCATCGCCGGTCGCACCTTTCGGTCCCGACTCCTGATGGGCACCGGCAAGTTCCCGAACCCCCGGACCATGGCCCAGGCCCTGGCCGCCTCGGGCGCAGAGATCGTGACCGTGGCCCTCCGGCGGGTGGACCTGAGCCGACCCCAGGAGGACATCCTGGCCCACATCGACCGGGACCGGTACCTGCTGCTGCCGAACACCTCGGGCGCCCGAAACGCCGACGAGGCCGTGCGCCTGGCCCGGCTGGCCCGGGCCGCGGGTCTGTCGGACTGGGTGAAGCTCGAGGTGACCCCCGATCCCCGCTACCTGTTGCCCGACCCGGTGGAGACCCTGCGGGCGGCCGAGGTGCTGGTCGGAGAGGGGTTCACGGTGCTGCCGTACATCGGCGCGGACCCGGTCCTGGCGAAACGCCTGGAGGAACTGGGCACCGCCACGGTGATGCCCTTGGGCTCCCCCATCGGATCCGGCCGCGGGCTCCTGACCCGGGAGTCCGTGGGGATCATCATCGAGCAGGCCACCGTGCCGGTGGTGGTGGACGCCGGGCTGGGGGTTCCGTCCCACGCTGCCGAGGCCATGGAGCTGGGCGCCGACGCCGTGCTCGTGAACACGGCCGTGGCCGTGGCCCGGGATCCGGTGGCCATGGCCGCGGCCTTCCGAAAAGGGGTGGAAGCAGGCCGGGAGGCGTTCCTGGCCGGCAGGGCTCCGGTGTCGCGGCAGGCCCGGCCGTCGAGCCCTCTGACCGGCTTCCTGCGGGACGAGCCATGA
- a CDS encoding cupin domain-containing protein, giving the protein MKVGNLEEIEATPVRMEGAQGVRMRIVIGEGQGAPNFVMRVFDVDPGGHTPYHTHDFEHEVFVLEGHGTLLEEGRSTPLGPGDVVYVPPGALHRFLASDEQGLRFICVVPRS; this is encoded by the coding sequence ATGAAGGTGGGAAACCTGGAGGAGATCGAGGCGACCCCGGTCCGGATGGAGGGGGCCCAAGGGGTGCGGATGCGGATCGTGATCGGTGAGGGCCAGGGCGCACCCAACTTCGTGATGCGGGTGTTCGACGTGGACCCCGGCGGCCACACCCCCTACCACACCCACGACTTCGAGCACGAGGTGTTCGTGCTGGAGGGGCACGGGACCCTGCTGGAGGAGGGGCGCTCCACGCCCCTGGGGCCGGGCGACGTGGTGTACGTGCCGCCCGGCGCGCTCCACCGGTTCCTGGCCTCGGACGAGCAGGGGCTGCGGTTCATCTGCGTCGTGCCCCGGAGCTGA
- a CDS encoding sigma-54-dependent transcriptional regulator: MDDRHTVLVVDDDPGILAYLDSLLSLQGYRVVTAETGEAALARLNNGLRPDVVVLDVMMPGMDGLATLRHLRDRDPELPVIMLSGVGRTATVVEAMRSGAYDYIDKSFEADELNLALEKALERRRLVQEIRELRNQLAEQEQLDPIVGVSQSLQGMKDLLDSIADTDVTVLIEGESGVGKELAARRLHTKSSRRRGRWVKVNCAALPPDLLESELFGYEKGAFTGAQKRKVGRFEYADGGTIFLDEIGEMSLPLQAKLLQVLQDREFCRVGGNEPVRVDVRIVCATNRDLRQAVENKEFREDLYYRLNVVNVRIPPLRERREDIPLLTRYFLHKYVEKYGRGPSEISDPLMAYFLSYDWPGNVRELENLVKRLVILNDERFLFSDFRSKNVTPATPSPEPLVPEDPLDRIDLDGTDEVISLKEIARKAAMQAERRMIAAVLRQTNWNRRKAAQLLDISYKTLLYKIRECGLEPGQ; this comes from the coding sequence ATGGACGATCGTCACACGGTTCTGGTGGTGGACGACGATCCGGGAATCTTGGCGTATCTGGACAGCCTGCTGTCCCTGCAGGGGTATCGGGTCGTCACCGCGGAAACCGGCGAGGCGGCCCTGGCCCGGCTGAACAACGGCCTGCGGCCCGACGTGGTCGTGCTCGACGTGATGATGCCCGGAATGGACGGCCTGGCGACCCTGCGTCACCTGAGGGACCGGGACCCCGAGCTGCCGGTGATCATGCTCTCGGGGGTGGGCCGCACCGCCACGGTGGTGGAGGCCATGCGCTCCGGCGCGTACGACTACATCGACAAGTCGTTCGAGGCCGACGAGCTGAACCTGGCCCTGGAGAAGGCGCTGGAGCGGCGGCGGCTGGTCCAGGAGATCCGGGAGCTGCGCAACCAGCTGGCCGAGCAGGAGCAGCTGGACCCGATCGTGGGGGTGAGCCAGTCCCTGCAGGGCATGAAGGACCTGCTCGACTCCATCGCCGACACCGACGTGACGGTGCTGATCGAGGGGGAGAGCGGGGTGGGCAAGGAGCTGGCCGCGCGCCGGCTCCACACCAAGTCCTCCCGCCGGCGGGGCCGCTGGGTGAAGGTGAACTGCGCGGCCCTGCCGCCGGATCTCCTGGAGAGCGAGCTGTTCGGGTACGAGAAGGGGGCGTTCACCGGGGCCCAGAAGCGCAAGGTGGGGCGGTTCGAGTACGCGGACGGCGGCACCATCTTCCTGGACGAGATCGGGGAGATGAGCCTCCCGCTCCAGGCGAAGCTGCTGCAGGTCCTTCAGGACCGGGAGTTCTGCCGGGTGGGGGGGAACGAGCCGGTGCGGGTCGACGTGCGGATCGTGTGCGCGACGAACCGGGATCTGCGCCAAGCCGTGGAGAACAAGGAGTTCCGGGAGGACCTGTACTACCGTCTCAACGTGGTCAACGTGCGGATCCCCCCCCTGCGGGAGCGCAGGGAGGACATCCCCCTGCTGACCCGGTACTTCCTGCACAAGTACGTGGAGAAGTACGGCCGGGGGCCGTCCGAGATCTCCGATCCCCTGATGGCGTACTTCCTGTCCTACGACTGGCCCGGCAACGTGCGGGAGCTGGAGAACCTGGTCAAGCGGCTGGTGATCCTCAACGACGAGCGGTTCCTGTTCAGCGACTTCCGTTCCAAGAACGTCACCCCGGCCACCCCTTCGCCCGAGCCGCTGGTACCGGAGGACCCGCTGGACCGGATCGACCTCGACGGGACCGACGAGGTGATCTCCCTCAAGGAGATCGCGCGCAAGGCCGCGATGCAGGCCGAGCGGCGCATGATCGCGGCGGTGCTGCGCCAGACCAACTGGAACCGCCGGAAGGCGGCCCAGCTGCTCGACATCAGCTACAAGACCCTTCTGTACAAGATCCGGGAGTGCGGCCTGGAGCCGGGGCAGTGA
- a CDS encoding nucleotidyltransferase family protein: MGPAGVAQAFLLAAGLGTRLRPLSRVVPKPVWPLFDVPLAARVLDLLASAGVGRAVVNLHHLPEMLQGRLEPWVPQGLELAWSREARILGTGGALVPWKDALAGGPFFLANADTYQEIDLRALARFHRQRGALATLSVAPVAPGRSAPLELAPDGRIVRFLGARAPGERAGRPCEFTGLHLLEPEILAEVPDGPCCINADVHQRLVGCGAPVYGFELEQGAFWSDLGTPGRYLTAHRRLLDLGRLPAAPGEVVDGPAGPWYRGREARIAEGVRIGPGTVVGAGARIEAGARLRSCVVWPGARCAGAEDAVVPDQGPVLAAGLETRN; the protein is encoded by the coding sequence ATGGGACCGGCCGGCGTGGCCCAGGCGTTCCTGCTGGCCGCGGGCCTGGGCACCCGCCTGAGGCCCCTGAGCCGGGTCGTGCCCAAGCCGGTCTGGCCGCTGTTCGACGTGCCCCTGGCCGCTCGGGTGCTGGACCTCCTGGCGTCGGCAGGGGTGGGCCGGGCCGTGGTGAACCTTCACCATCTGCCCGAGATGCTGCAGGGCCGCCTGGAGCCCTGGGTGCCGCAGGGCCTGGAGCTCGCGTGGAGCCGGGAGGCGCGGATCCTGGGCACTGGCGGGGCGCTGGTGCCGTGGAAGGACGCCCTGGCCGGGGGGCCCTTCTTCTTGGCCAACGCCGACACCTACCAAGAGATCGACCTGCGGGCCCTGGCACGGTTCCACCGCCAGCGCGGGGCCCTGGCCACCCTGTCGGTGGCCCCGGTGGCCCCGGGGCGTTCGGCCCCCCTTGAGCTGGCCCCCGACGGCCGCATCGTGCGGTTCCTCGGCGCCCGTGCGCCGGGTGAGAGGGCCGGCCGGCCCTGCGAGTTCACGGGACTCCACCTGCTGGAGCCGGAGATCCTGGCCGAGGTGCCGGACGGTCCCTGCTGCATCAACGCCGACGTCCATCAACGACTCGTGGGGTGTGGGGCGCCGGTGTACGGGTTCGAGCTGGAGCAGGGGGCGTTCTGGAGCGATCTGGGCACCCCGGGCCGGTACCTGACGGCCCACCGGAGGCTGCTGGATCTGGGACGGCTGCCGGCCGCGCCGGGTGAGGTGGTCGACGGGCCGGCGGGCCCGTGGTACCGGGGCCGGGAAGCCCGGATCGCCGAGGGGGTGCGGATCGGTCCGGGGACGGTGGTGGGCGCCGGGGCCCGGATCGAGGCGGGGGCCCGGCTCCGGAGCTGCGTGGTGTGGCCGGGCGCAAGGTGCGCCGGCGCCGAGGACGCGGTGGTGCCCGACCAGGGGCCGGTGCTCGCCGCCGGGCTAGAGACTAGAAACTAG
- the thiS gene encoding sulfur carrier protein ThiS → MTVVVNGEPRPVDAGTTLGALLVSLGVRPATVVVERNGEVVPRDAFDRTVLAEGDRLEVVRFVGGG, encoded by the coding sequence GTGACGGTGGTGGTCAACGGGGAGCCCCGGCCGGTAGACGCCGGGACCACGCTGGGCGCCCTCTTGGTCTCTCTGGGGGTGCGGCCCGCCACGGTGGTGGTGGAGCGCAACGGGGAGGTGGTGCCCCGAGACGCCTTCGACCGGACCGTGTTGGCCGAAGGAGACCGGCTGGAGGTGGTCCGGTTCGTGGGGGGCGGATGA
- a CDS encoding tetratricopeptide repeat protein has protein sequence MAFGWFGKRRSSLEQLVEKGRKLARQGRWGEALAYLEDAAGRPDAPPELGDEIRACRARLAEINLEEARECLAASDPGRAREHLALARKYAAGDPGLAARIEACEAELSPPEPQPRGPARPVFAPSCGCDAPCEPEPPTEEEAAPADTDLFEFYLEAVDPAERAVLTGLGEAFRAGFVALQQGDLDEAGRRLGEAAAEHPGAAGPAYALGVLHSLRGEWAEAEARFKEALAAAPDLAAAVHHWADTLREAGQTERAVRLLERWVEDHPEDGPSWVRLAALRLDGGDPEAALAALDPAAQSFSEPPPEVGLLRARTLEALGRTDDAVTELQGVLARRPDLVEALVPLGRILLARGGVHAERAAEVFKHCVRIDPGRGWWYLLRVAEAYAARGWAAEAREILDHAAARLPEDEEAREEWDRVAGSLTN, from the coding sequence ATGGCGTTCGGATGGTTCGGGAAGAGACGCAGCTCGCTGGAACAGCTCGTGGAGAAGGGCCGGAAGCTGGCCCGTCAGGGCCGCTGGGGCGAGGCCCTGGCCTATCTGGAGGACGCGGCCGGCCGGCCCGACGCGCCACCGGAGCTCGGGGATGAGATCCGGGCCTGCCGCGCCCGCCTGGCCGAGATCAACCTGGAGGAGGCCCGGGAGTGCCTCGCGGCCTCGGACCCCGGCCGGGCCCGGGAGCACCTGGCCCTGGCCCGGAAGTACGCCGCAGGAGACCCCGGCCTGGCGGCCCGGATCGAGGCGTGCGAGGCCGAGCTGAGCCCGCCCGAGCCGCAGCCGAGGGGCCCGGCCCGGCCCGTGTTCGCCCCCTCGTGCGGCTGCGACGCCCCGTGCGAGCCCGAGCCCCCCACCGAGGAGGAGGCAGCCCCGGCCGACACCGACCTGTTCGAGTTCTACCTGGAGGCCGTGGACCCGGCCGAGCGGGCGGTGCTCACCGGTCTGGGCGAGGCGTTCCGGGCGGGGTTCGTGGCCTTGCAACAGGGGGATCTGGACGAAGCCGGCCGCCGGCTCGGCGAGGCGGCAGCCGAGCACCCCGGCGCCGCGGGTCCGGCCTACGCCCTAGGCGTGCTCCACAGCCTTCGGGGCGAGTGGGCAGAGGCCGAGGCCCGGTTCAAGGAGGCCCTGGCCGCGGCCCCCGACCTGGCCGCGGCCGTCCATCACTGGGCCGACACCCTGCGGGAGGCCGGCCAGACCGAACGGGCCGTGCGCCTCCTCGAACGGTGGGTGGAGGACCACCCCGAAGACGGCCCCTCGTGGGTTCGGCTGGCGGCGCTGCGGCTCGACGGCGGAGACCCGGAGGCGGCCCTCGCGGCCCTGGACCCGGCCGCACAGTCCTTCTCCGAGCCGCCCCCCGAGGTGGGGCTGCTTCGGGCCCGCACCCTGGAGGCCCTCGGCCGCACCGACGACGCCGTGACCGAGCTCCAGGGCGTGCTGGCCCGGCGGCCCGACCTGGTGGAGGCCCTCGTCCCGCTCGGCCGGATCCTGCTCGCTCGGGGCGGAGTCCATGCGGAGCGGGCCGCAGAGGTGTTCAAACACTGTGTCCGGATCGACCCCGGCCGGGGCTGGTGGTACCTGCTCCGGGTCGCCGAGGCCTATGCGGCCCGGGGCTGGGCCGCCGAGGCTCGGGAGATCCTCGACCATGCGGCCGCCCGGCTGCCGGAAGACGAGGAGGCCCGGGAGGAGTGGGACCGGGTGGCCGGCTCCCTAACGAACTAG
- a CDS encoding rhodanese-like domain-containing protein, with protein MFLLDARTPGEFRRGHMPGAVLIPMNEVPRRLAEIPGDRKIVVVCASGARSAAVARFLDSRGYAWVGNYTEGVSGWVRVGLPLVR; from the coding sequence GTGTTCCTCCTGGACGCGCGCACGCCCGGGGAGTTCCGCAGGGGCCACATGCCGGGGGCCGTGCTGATCCCCATGAACGAGGTGCCCCGCCGCCTCGCCGAGATCCCGGGCGACCGGAAGATCGTGGTCGTGTGCGCCAGCGGGGCCCGGAGCGCGGCGGTGGCGAGGTTCTTGGATTCGCGCGGGTACGCCTGGGTGGGCAACTACACCGAGGGGGTGTCCGGGTGGGTCCGGGTCGGGCTGCCCCTAGTTCGTTAG